The following proteins are encoded in a genomic region of Actinomadura sp. NAK00032:
- a CDS encoding alpha/beta hydrolase, whose product MGEIVREFVGLPSPLAGRAGAGGHPCQGVYHRPAGSPPRTAFIAAHYNVDFSEHYLAEHLAARGYGFLGWNTRFRGDEAHFLLDHALAEIGEGVRWLRERAGAERVVLLGNSGGGSLMAAYQSQAVEPNVAPVAGMRPVAAIEDLPAGDLFIALAAHSGRPEVLTNWMDPSVTDETDALSADPSLDPFDPENGPPYSAGFQARYRAAQRARNERITDWVLARLDALKGTRARDALFNVHRTWADLRMIDPSIEPSDRAPNRCYLGEPARANYGVFGIGSTCTLRTWLSMWSLRTSQCAAAPHLARVSVPSLVIHATADACVYDSDARAIFDALAAPDKTLDHIKDTHYLPESRPRAAYLIDAWVRDH is encoded by the coding sequence ATGGGCGAGATCGTCAGGGAGTTCGTGGGGCTGCCGTCGCCCCTGGCCGGCCGGGCGGGCGCGGGCGGCCACCCGTGCCAGGGCGTCTACCACCGGCCCGCCGGGAGCCCGCCGCGGACGGCGTTCATCGCCGCGCACTACAACGTCGACTTCTCCGAGCACTACCTCGCCGAGCACCTCGCCGCGCGCGGCTACGGCTTCCTCGGCTGGAACACCCGCTTCCGCGGCGACGAGGCGCACTTCCTGCTCGACCACGCCCTCGCCGAGATCGGCGAGGGCGTGCGGTGGCTGCGCGAGCGGGCCGGCGCCGAGCGGGTCGTGCTGCTCGGCAACTCCGGCGGCGGCTCGCTGATGGCCGCCTACCAGTCGCAGGCCGTCGAGCCGAACGTCGCGCCGGTGGCCGGGATGCGCCCGGTCGCCGCGATCGAGGACCTGCCCGCCGGGGACCTGTTCATCGCCCTCGCCGCGCACTCCGGCCGCCCGGAGGTCCTCACCAACTGGATGGACCCGTCGGTCACCGACGAGACCGACGCGCTGTCGGCCGACCCGTCCCTCGACCCGTTCGACCCGGAGAACGGCCCGCCCTACAGCGCCGGTTTCCAGGCCCGCTACCGCGCCGCCCAGCGCGCCCGCAACGAGCGCATCACCGACTGGGTCCTCGCCCGCCTGGACGCGCTGAAGGGCACCCGGGCCCGCGACGCCCTGTTCAACGTGCACCGCACCTGGGCGGACCTGCGCATGATCGACCCGTCCATCGAGCCGTCCGACCGGGCGCCCAACCGCTGCTACCTCGGCGAGCCCGCCAGGGCCAACTACGGGGTGTTCGGCATCGGCTCCACGTGCACGCTGCGCACCTGGCTGTCGATGTGGAGCCTGCGGACCTCGCAGTGCGCCGCCGCGCCGCACCTCGCGCGCGTGAGCGTCCCGTCACTGGTGATCCACGCCACCGCCGACGCGTGCGTCTACGACAGCGACGCCCGTGCGATCTTCGACGCCCTGGCGGCGCCCGACAAGACCCTCGACCACATCAAGGACACCCACTACCTGCCGGAATCGCGCCCCCGCGCCGCCTACCTCATCGACGCCTGGGTCCGCGACCACTGA
- a CDS encoding NAD(P)/FAD-dependent oxidoreductase: MAGDAASMAGGAERVAIVGAGLAGSLLAVLLGRRGIPVTVYERRPDPRVAGAERGRSINLAVSARGLAALEQVGLRDQSLKQALPMHGRMVHPLPGAQNFQPYSADGERAINSISRAELNRSLLDAAEATPGVALRFSQRVTGVDVDAGALLFEDADPEPAGVVLAGDGAYSAVRRSLGFDHDADFLEHGYKELTVPPRDGEFALDPDALHIWPRGTSMMIALPNLDRSFTCTLFWPKGDFEALATPAHVTAYFAEHYPDVAELMPDLAADYALNPVGSLVTVRCWPWTRYGDGAVVGLLGDAAHAIVPFFGQGANCAFEDCIEIDRCLTEAGGDWRRALSLYQERRKANTDAIAEMALDNFIEMRDRVSSPVYRAKQAAAHALERRLAGRYVSRYELVSFSTLPYADIPARIRRQNLALGAAAAAGAAGLGLALRALRRARRSAG; the protein is encoded by the coding sequence ATGGCGGGTGACGCGGCGTCCATGGCGGGTGGCGCGGAGCGGGTCGCGATCGTCGGGGCGGGCCTCGCGGGGTCGCTGCTCGCGGTGCTGCTGGGCCGCCGCGGCATCCCCGTCACGGTGTACGAGCGGCGCCCCGACCCGCGCGTCGCGGGCGCCGAGCGGGGCCGCTCGATCAACCTGGCGGTCTCCGCCCGCGGCCTCGCCGCGCTGGAGCAGGTGGGGCTGCGCGACCAGTCCCTCAAGCAGGCGCTGCCCATGCACGGGCGGATGGTGCACCCGCTGCCGGGCGCGCAGAACTTCCAGCCCTACAGCGCCGACGGCGAGCGCGCCATCAACTCCATCAGCCGCGCCGAGCTGAACCGGTCGCTGCTGGACGCCGCCGAGGCCACGCCCGGGGTCGCGTTGCGGTTCTCCCAGCGCGTCACCGGCGTGGACGTCGACGCCGGGGCGCTGCTGTTCGAGGACGCCGATCCCGAGCCCGCCGGCGTCGTGCTGGCCGGGGACGGGGCCTACAGCGCGGTCCGCCGGTCGCTGGGGTTCGACCACGACGCCGACTTCCTGGAGCACGGGTACAAGGAGCTGACCGTCCCGCCGCGCGACGGCGAGTTCGCGCTGGACCCCGACGCGCTGCACATCTGGCCGCGCGGCACCTCGATGATGATCGCGCTGCCGAACCTGGACCGGTCGTTCACCTGCACGCTGTTCTGGCCGAAGGGCGACTTCGAGGCGCTGGCCACCCCGGCGCACGTCACCGCCTACTTCGCCGAGCACTATCCGGACGTCGCGGAGCTGATGCCCGACCTGGCCGCCGACTACGCGCTCAACCCGGTCGGGTCGCTGGTGACCGTCCGGTGCTGGCCGTGGACCCGGTACGGCGACGGCGCCGTCGTCGGGCTGCTCGGCGACGCCGCCCACGCGATCGTCCCGTTCTTCGGGCAGGGCGCCAACTGCGCGTTCGAGGACTGCATCGAGATCGACCGGTGCCTCACCGAGGCCGGCGGTGACTGGCGGCGCGCGCTGTCGCTCTACCAGGAGCGGCGCAAGGCCAACACCGACGCGATCGCCGAGATGGCGCTGGACAACTTCATCGAGATGCGCGACCGGGTGTCGTCCCCGGTGTACCGGGCGAAGCAGGCCGCGGCGCACGCGCTGGAGCGGCGCCTGGCCGGGCGGTACGTCTCCCGCTACGAGCTGGTGTCGTTCTCGACGCTGCCGTACGCCGACATCCCGGCCCGCATCAGGCGCCAGAACCTGGCCCTCGGCGCCGCCGCCGCGGCCGGCGCCGCCGGGCTCGGGCTGGCGCTGCGCGCCCTCCGGCGCGCCCGGCGGTCGGCCGGCTAG
- a CDS encoding MarR family transcriptional regulator, with the protein MREHVKTAYGVAVPDTPDPIAEAHRQWSARWPEHADHMAAVTSVMRAQQLLLSRIEAVLKPYGLTFAAYEALRLLAFARTGTLPMGKMGTRLMVHPASVTNVIGRLERRGLVGRGPSPGDRRVVLATITPAGRDLAEEATAALNESGFGIADLPAGQATEITDALRPVRVCAGDLPAGDLPAGDVGEVGAPE; encoded by the coding sequence GTGCGCGAACACGTCAAGACGGCATACGGTGTGGCGGTGCCCGACACCCCCGACCCCATCGCCGAGGCCCACCGCCAGTGGAGCGCCCGCTGGCCCGAGCACGCCGACCACATGGCGGCCGTGACGTCCGTGATGCGCGCCCAGCAGCTCCTGCTGAGCCGCATCGAGGCCGTCCTCAAGCCCTACGGGCTGACGTTCGCCGCCTACGAGGCCCTGCGCCTCCTCGCCTTCGCCCGCACCGGGACCCTTCCCATGGGGAAGATGGGCACACGCCTCATGGTGCACCCCGCCTCGGTCACCAACGTGATCGGGCGCCTGGAGCGGCGCGGCCTCGTCGGCCGCGGCCCCTCCCCCGGCGACCGCCGCGTCGTCCTCGCCACCATCACCCCCGCCGGCCGCGACCTCGCCGAGGAGGCCACCGCGGCGCTCAACGAGTCCGGATTCGGCATCGCCGATCTGCCCGCCGGGCAGGCCACCGAGATCACCGACGCCCTGCGGCCCGTCCGCGTCTGCGCCGGCGACCTCCCCGCGGGCGACCTCCCCGCGGGCGATGTCGGCGAAGTCGGCGCGCCGGAGTGA
- a CDS encoding tryptophan 2,3-dioxygenase → MMADSPTMTYGGYLRLDDLLSCQEPKTRAHDELLFVIIHQVYELWFKQILHEAALLQRRLEEGNSAGSMHTARRIAKILKTVVGQLDVLETMTPRQFAAFRDVLGSSSGFQSEQFREIEAVLGRRAFPASVLREDERLRAAVARPSLFDSLLRYLDGHGFPVPREALDRDTSAPWEPDAGVQKALLAAYADESGAAAEVCEALVDVDEGVQEWRYRHLKMVERTIGAKLGTGGSAGADYLRRTLFAPAFPDLWEVRSQTEEAPVHGG, encoded by the coding sequence ATGATGGCGGATTCGCCGACAATGACGTACGGCGGCTACCTGCGGCTCGACGATCTTCTCTCCTGCCAGGAGCCGAAGACCCGGGCGCACGACGAGCTGCTGTTCGTGATCATTCACCAGGTGTACGAGCTGTGGTTCAAGCAGATCCTGCACGAGGCCGCGCTGCTGCAGCGCCGGCTGGAGGAGGGCAACAGCGCCGGGTCCATGCACACCGCGCGGCGGATCGCCAAGATCCTCAAGACGGTGGTCGGGCAGCTGGACGTGCTGGAGACGATGACGCCGCGCCAGTTCGCCGCGTTCCGCGACGTGCTCGGCAGCTCGAGCGGGTTCCAGAGCGAGCAGTTCCGCGAGATCGAGGCCGTCCTCGGGCGGCGCGCGTTCCCGGCGTCGGTGCTGCGCGAGGACGAGCGGCTGCGCGCCGCCGTGGCCCGCCCGTCGCTGTTCGACTCGCTGCTGCGCTACCTGGACGGCCACGGCTTCCCCGTCCCGCGCGAGGCCCTCGACCGCGACACCTCCGCCCCGTGGGAGCCGGACGCGGGCGTCCAGAAGGCCCTCCTCGCCGCCTACGCCGACGAGTCCGGCGCCGCCGCCGAGGTCTGCGAGGCGCTCGTCGACGTCGACGAGGGCGTCCAGGAGTGGCGGTACCGGCACCTGAAGATGGTCGAGCGGACGATCGGCGCCAAGCTCGGCACCGGCGGGTCGGCGGGCGCCGACTACCTGCGCCGCACGCTGTTCGCGCCCGCGTTCCCCGACCTGTGGGAGGTCCGCTCGCAGACCGAGGAGGCGCCCGTCCATGGCGGGTGA